In the genome of Vicingus serpentipes, the window TTATACAATGCAATTAGAAATAATAACACCAGAAAAGAAAATTTACAGTGGAGATGTAACTGCGGTAAACTTACCTGGTTCTGATGGTTCATTTGGTTTGTTAGAAAATCACGCTCCAATAATTTCAACATTAAAAGTTGGAACAATTAAAGTGTTTGAAAAAGACAATAGTGAAAAGTCATTTGATGTGAAAGGTGGCGTTATTGAAATGAATAACAATAAAATTATTGTTTTAGCAGAGTAAATTAATTTTTATAGATAGTAAGTAAAAAAGCCAAACTTATATGTTTGGCTTTTTTTATTCATAATTATACTGTTCGTAGGTTATCGATTTTGTTACTTTTTTCCTGAGTCCTTTTGGTAATTCTCCTGTATTTCGATATTCGGTTAACACATTTACTAATTTCTTTTTTCTATACTTAATTAATGTATAAGAGCCATGT includes:
- the atpC gene encoding ATP synthase F1 subunit epsilon, with the translated sequence MQLEIITPEKKIYSGDVTAVNLPGSDGSFGLLENHAPIISTLKVGTIKVFEKDNSEKSFDVKGGVIEMNNNKIIVLAE